In Leptodesmis sichuanensis A121, the following are encoded in one genomic region:
- a CDS encoding DUF3611 family protein, which produces MLARYHPSEIPAPLRKIAQFFRLLGWVGFWLQLVLAFLAAIALLFAISGRSFSPDPYVATGVGLFWGICGVVLLVVGILFEVRYIRIARGLNHEPGAVLHPHKAHTIRLLRLGVLVGFIGMLVALLGSGASVTVLLAKTVSQPPGVAIVDPNKIVRALDVFVVLANLTLIAAHLAGTVIAFWLLDRVHHYQHPIVLHASLES; this is translated from the coding sequence ATGTTAGCCCGTTACCATCCCTCCGAGATTCCCGCTCCCCTGCGAAAAATTGCCCAGTTCTTCCGGCTGTTAGGTTGGGTAGGGTTCTGGTTGCAACTGGTGCTGGCCTTCCTGGCGGCGATCGCCCTGTTGTTTGCCATCTCCGGGCGATCGTTCAGCCCCGATCCCTATGTGGCAACCGGAGTTGGTCTCTTCTGGGGCATCTGTGGTGTGGTGCTGCTGGTCGTGGGGATTTTATTTGAGGTGCGCTACATTCGCATTGCCAGAGGCTTGAACCATGAACCGGGGGCTGTTCTCCATCCCCATAAAGCCCACACGATTCGCCTGCTGCGGTTGGGAGTTCTGGTGGGATTCATCGGGATGCTGGTGGCGCTGCTGGGGTCAGGAGCCAGTGTGACAGTACTGCTGGCCAAAACCGTTTCCCAGCCGCCAGGAGTGGCGATCGTCGATCCCAACAAAATTGTCCGGGCACTGGATGTGTTTGTGGTGCTGGCAAACCTGACGTTGATTGCCGCTCACCTGGCCGGAACCGTGATCGCCTTCTGGCTGCTGGATCGGGTACATCACTACCAGCATCCCATTGTTCT